The region AGAGCGGCCTTGAACTGCGCTTCATATCCCAGAATTGCCGCCATCGCACCAGGCTGATCTTTGAATTTGACCTTGAGCGTGTCAAAGACCTCTTGGCCGCGCGGATCGGCGATCTTGATTACAGCCTGAGCACTGTTGATGATACCTTGAATATTCAACGCGGCCAATGCAGCTTTAAATTTCTCAAAGATCAAAGGATACGCACGTGGGTCACCTTTTCCTGAAGATCCGACAATGACAAGAGCGGTCGTTCTGATATTTGGTGAAAGGGACTTGTCCGTAGCCGCTTTATATCCGATCTCAAACGCACTACCATCGCCCAAAGCAGCAAGGCCGTTCAGTCCGGCAATCTGTATCCTGCCTTTCCATGAAGGTGTAGTAGTCAGTTTTGCCAACGCCTCAAAAGCACGCGGATCTTTTACCCGCCCTAAAGCAAGTGCGGATTGGTCAATAACTTCATAGCTGCGATCATTCAAAGCCGCGATGAAAAGATCGGCGTATTTCTTGTCCTGAGTTTCACCGAGTAATTCGAGAGCTTCGCCGCGAATGATCGACTGTGTATCTTTTGCTAGACGCATCATGGATTGTTCAACATTGGCATCGAGTCTGACAGCGGGCCTTTCCTGTCCCGGTGGTGGATCAGGCGAATAAATATTCGCAATGACCGACAACGCTGCCCTGCGAATGCGCCAAAACGGATCTTTCTCTGCTGAATTTATAAGAGCCTCAACGATACGCGGCCTATTAGCTGTGTCCGATGCTTTCTTTTCGAGTTCACCCATCGCCCAGCGGCGTCCAATCACATCTTTGTCGTTCTGCATTTGGTAAAGAAGTTCGTCGATAGATTTTTCAAACTTCATTTCCTTTAGCATTGTGCCTTCGTAATCGAAATTCACGAGTTTCGGTCTGGCCGCGACATCAAACATAAACACATTGTCGGCTTGGGGTTTTAACCATACACGCTCGATGCGATTATCGACTTCAATATCGACGTAGGACTGGAAAAACTCAGTCTGAGGATACTCGTTGGTGATGTCGATCTTCTGGGTTTGTTTTACGTTCAGAGTCAATTTTTTCGTTGCGTCATCATAATTTTGCGTGACCTCAAAGATCGGATGGCCCATCTTATACAGCCACTGATCGAAAAACCAATCCATTGATTGCCCACTGGTTTCTTCAATTGCAATTCGTAGATCCTCCGTCGAAACGGGTTGGTGTGCATTTGAGGTCAAATAATGATTGAGTGATTTAAGGAAAAGCTTGTCGCCGAGATGTTTTCGCAGCATATGCAGAACAGAAGCTCCGCCTGGATAAGCGTATGTATCAAACATCGAATCTTTGTTTGCATAATACTTGGTCACGATGGGCCGCCTATTGCCCTGATTCCATGTACCTATTGTGGAATTCTGATTACCGCGTATGTCCGCATAAAGAAAATCATCATGGCCCTTGAGCTTTTCGTTCCACATCGCCTGCATATACGTTGCAAAGCTCTCATTAAGCCATATCTGCCCCCAATCGCGACAAGTAACATAGTTACCAAACCACTGATGAGCAAGTTCATGCGACTGCAGCCCTTCGCTGTCTTGATCAAGCAATTCACGCTCGTCGTGGATCATCTCTTCAATCTGAGTTGTAGCCGAAATATTCTCCATTCCGCCTCCAAAATCCTCGACAAATGCCTGTGAGTATTTTGGATAAGGATATTTCACACCCGTGATCTCGGAGAAAAATTTCATTGTCGCAGGAAGATTCTTGACCGTTGCGGCCACTTCCCTTTTTTCATTCGTATATCCGTAGTTGTAAACCGGAATGCCTTCAAAATCCTGAACTACCGGATCTGTTTCGCTCACAACGATCGAGGAAAGATAGTTCGAATACGGCTGATCCATTTTCCAATGAAATGTTCGCGTGTTGTTGCCGTTATCTTTTGTCTCGACGAGCTTTCCGTTTGAAACAACACTGAACGGCTTTTCGACAGTCGCACGAATATCAGACGTACGAAAATCGTTCGGGCTGTCGTATGACGGAAACCAGTAGCGATTAAACTCTGTCTCGCCTTGCGACCAAATTTGTCGAGGCTTGGTTGGGTTATCTTCAGTCGGCTTGATGAAACGCAATCCGCGGCCAAAGCCGCCTAATATGCCCGCTTGGTCACCGGTGGAATTGACGTAATTTGTCTCGTAGGCGATCTTTACCGAAACATCCTCGCCGCTTCGATAGACGCGGCCGAGCATAATTTCGAGGTTATCGTCGCCGTCCTTACCATCGTATTTAAATCTCAA is a window of Chloracidobacterium sp. DNA encoding:
- a CDS encoding M1 family metallopeptidase — protein: MSQMTVYRRFFAVGMIFLLGMSAIVQARPMPTSVFVQQDEKKKLPPVNWVRSRNIDIKHIDVDLRFDWDRSQAIGTATITFAPFRDTDKFTLDAAMMTIDSVTLANGGDLRFKYDGKDGDDNLEIMLGRVYRSGEDVSVKIAYETNYVNSTGDQAGILGGFGRGLRFIKPTEDNPTKPRQIWSQGETEFNRYWFPSYDSPNDFRTSDIRATVEKPFSVVSNGKLVETKDNGNNTRTFHWKMDQPYSNYLSSIVVSETDPVVQDFEGIPVYNYGYTNEKREVAATVKNLPATMKFFSEITGVKYPYPKYSQAFVEDFGGGMENISATTQIEEMIHDERELLDQDSEGLQSHELAHQWFGNYVTCRDWGQIWLNESFATYMQAMWNEKLKGHDDFLYADIRGNQNSTIGTWNQGNRRPIVTKYYANKDSMFDTYAYPGGASVLHMLRKHLGDKLFLKSLNHYLTSNAHQPVSTEDLRIAIEETSGQSMDWFFDQWLYKMGHPIFEVTQNYDDATKKLTLNVKQTQKIDITNEYPQTEFFQSYVDIEVDNRIERVWLKPQADNVFMFDVAARPKLVNFDYEGTMLKEMKFEKSIDELLYQMQNDKDVIGRRWAMGELEKKASDTANRPRIVEALINSAEKDPFWRIRRAALSVIANIYSPDPPPGQERPAVRLDANVEQSMMRLAKDTQSIIRGEALELLGETQDKKYADLFIAALNDRSYEVIDQSALALGRVKDPRAFEALAKLTTTPSWKGRIQIAGLNGLAALGDGSAFEIGYKAATDKSLSPNIRTTALVIVGSSGKGDPRAYPLIFEKFKAALAALNIQGIINSAQAVIKIADPRGQEVFDTLKVKFKDQPGAMAAILGYEAQFKAALKQ